The DNA window GCCTTGGTGTGAATATAACTAAATGTGCTTCAATTTCGTTCCCAATTTTATGTAGAAGTTGTTTGACTAAGcactttaattgctaatttttgtaACTTAGGAACACATGTGCCGTATATTATCCACCACTCAgctgcataatattatttaaatttcaaaataacttcaaaatgtacaatatgattaaataatataaattaaattaaataatttaattaactacttACCCAGATTCATTTGCTTCTAAGCTCTTTGTGCTTGTGGAGTACCGAATTTTTCATGTTTATCTCTAAATAGTAACAATTGCATAAATAAAAGATagagtaaaaatgaaaaaaataattccatttcaaattatgtaactaagttacaaatactagtacttgaatctaacttgattaACCATTTTGACTTGAGTATCAAGAGAAGGTTCTAATATTTCAATTACTGATCTTGTACCTTTTAATGTTTCTATTAGTACATTATCAGAATGTTCCACCCCAAATTGAAATTGAAGATTGAAAAATAACCaaagtataatttataagaatatcatcaaataataataatctaaagcttaaaataataaaatataaaaatagttcttaATTATCTGAAACATTTTATCTTACTAGCTAAATGCAAGTCGGAATgcataaaattccatctattgTCAATAATCTTTTCGTACTCGGTGAAACATTGACAATCTTGTTGAATTGCTTGTTTAACTCTATCAACAACCTCATAAATAAAACTCATTGTTGGTTTTTTATCACCATCCACAAGTCTCAATACTTTTACTAGGGGCTCGCAAACTTTTAGAAGGTCATTggcttttttccaaaaaaattttcccaaaacaaCTTTTTTGACTTCATAAGCAAGCCTTGACTTTTGCTGTCcccattttgattctttaaattcctatatattcataagaaaatttttaaaataatataatttaaattatttggaactaataaaatcattaaaggtttctatatttaagtaattatattaactaattataaaatactgATATTTGAATTAAACATTTCTCTCAGACCTTGCTTTTGCCTTGTTATCTTTTCAagttgaatgaaatgagttgCAAATCGAGTAAGAGCAGGTCGAAGTATTTGCTTCCCTTGTGTATATTTCTTTATCAAATCAACGGTCCAAATGTGATTGTATATAAAGCAAGTCACTTTCTTTGCCTCATCTAACACTTTTGCTACACTAGGCTTTTTCCCAATATTTTTAATGCATAAATCTAAACAGTGAGCCACACATGAGGTCCATATAGATGCTTTCttttcaacattaatttttttcaacGACTTTCATTGCTGCCTCATTATTAGTCACTGTTTGGACAACGCAACTTTCTCCAATTTCTTCTACAACTGAATCTAACAAATTGTAGTAGAATTCAACATCTCTACTACGAACACTCGAGACACCCATcgattttcaaaaaatggttcATTTACTACAATAAACAAAGAAATTAATTatgtgcatttgattcaaattGTTGATCCAACCATCACACATTAGAGTTGCAACCAATTCTTTCTAATGAATCTTTAGTCCATTTACCCAATCACGAACTTGTTGATGCTCTGACTCCAAATACACATCTGAAACCTTATAAGGTGTTGGGAGCTTTACACTTTGTCTAACTTCTATTGacacttgaattaagttatacaaccttggagagcttgctaattgaaaaagaagtcattcatatattaaaattttagatacCGCTTCACCTAACTTCCTCCGTAAAGTCTTTAAAAAAGAGTCACTGATCTTTAGTTGCTTTGAGCTTTTGCTTCTAGCCAATTCATGTATAGCTCCCCTTAAGGTAAACTTAGACTCACTTGGGATGAATTTACTTGTTCTTTCTCCATGATATTCTCCAGCTGATCCATGAGAAGATCACTTTTATTCATAAATGTTACTCCAACCACTAGTACTTCGTTTGAATTCTTCCCTTCTATGCCACCCATGTTGTGATTGAATACTTTCTCAAGTTGCTTGCCTTATAACAGAAACCTTATCAATGAATTCCTCGTTTTCATCCTCCTCTACTCTTAATTGAGATAATAATTCATATGTTATCCTCTTTTTGTCTATTCTCTTTATGTTGCTTTCTTTCAATATATTCATCATACTTTTTCTAATGACACCTGTTAATATAATtcacactttatattattatgaattatgtataatctttattgataaatttacaataacatttaaaaataataataaaatatcacataTTAGTAACATTAGGGCATGATACAACATTGTTGGTTTTATAAGCAATGTGCTCTTTAAATCATGTTATTCCTCCTTTCACAACTTTACCACAAAGTTTACATACGACATTTCCTTTTGTATTTGGCACTAGAGTTCCAAAGTGCCAACCTGTATCATTATTTGGTGCACCCTCCAATCCTTTAGTCGAGAACTCTTCACGTGGtgacatgttttatttttatttatatacaagaaacataaaattatatttagaaatataagcaATTCATTAATTGCTTATATTATCaacaatataatacaaaaaacTAAACATCACTaacattgaaaatttaaatttattgcataatacataattttttttaaaaaagcaacACATCATAACCCATTATTACCTCGTcacccaaaacccaaaaattaaaataaaaagttccCCAAATCCCGTCAAGCCCCAACccctttcctttttttaaaaaaatatagctGAAACTTTTTATTAGagaaaataaaccttaaaaacaATTACAAAGCAATACAATCTAGCCTAAGCTAACCTACCAGCTAACAACTAATCTCACCAACTAACTCTAACTAACTGCTCCATAGCAGACTAAGCTACTATATAAACCATAATATTTGTGATTAGGGCAAAAGAAATTGCTATGTGTGTTTTATAGGTTTTTTAAATGCAAAGCTTCAGTGTtaatatttgttataattttttgcTAAAAATAGTTTAGGGTTAGATAAATTGCATTcttttaataacattcttaatataattatttttatattaaaatattttattttaaattatattttgaaataaaatattttatattgagttaatttaatattaaattatattcaaatattttatttttatattttctgaatccaaattttaaaagactaatctggaaaccaattttgttttgttatttaagGTTGGATACCAAAGAATAACTATTACGGGAAGTCAAGAAATAGAGAAGTAATGAACATTCTATTAATGAGTATTACGTTCAatcaaataaatgaataattcGCTACAGGAAATTaaggttttagcggcgtttttagtggcgtttggacggAAAACTCCTCAAATATTATACATTAGTGGCGCTAACGGAAAAACGCTGTAATAGGTAAAGTAGTAGCAgcgtttatgagaaaaacgccgcaaaaaggtcaagcagtagtggcgtttatgagaaaaacgccacaaaaggttAAGCAGTAGcggcgtttatgagaaaaacACTGCAAAAAGTCAaagaaaaaatcattttattttaaacaaacgACGCCACTTTGCTCCCTGTATTCTCACCTTTCATCCAAGTGGCCATTATGTATTCTTTTCAACAACTCATGGACTCTTTCATCctcttctatttattatttaactagtttcttgatattaattaaaatacaatttatttttaatttaatatttaaaatcttcaaaaaaaatttaatgacacgtagaaaaaatttgaaagtaaaaacatagaaaaatatatgttaaaaatgaaaaaaattaaaatacttatttaaaataattttttaaaaatttttaggtatatgacttgttttttaatttatatattaattaatttcttatataattttaaaagagataatattaattttaatatattaaaattatcattataatttaaattatttaagagataatagataaactttatatatattaaaattaaaaaaattgctaACCCATACATCTCTAGAGaaacaaaattaattagtaaattgaaaaagtaatttaaatttcctaaaatattgaaagaatatataattacaaaagagaaaaaaaaatttaaaagctttttagtattttttttcatattttaaatttttttagtttttatttttattttcttacataaaaaaattatataaaaatttcaaatgatataataatttaatataaaaattaaaaaaagtcaaatattAGCGACTTTTGTGAGAAAATCATACTACtttgctcttttctttttcccctaAACTATAACCCTAAACCCTTATTTTATCCCTAAACACTGAAATCCCTTAGGGGACGTTTGGTTGGGGGAATAGGCATGCATTCCCCACTATGCAGCGGGCCCACAACCAAACGGGTGTTTGGTTCGCTATAATCACATTACAGCCCGAATCGGTTACTGGCCTATTACCCTTATTGCGCGTAATAGCTATTACGCCCCCTCAGCGCAGATTAGGGATTCTGCTtgcttttcatcttttcttttctattttttgccTTCATCAAGCTTCCGAGTCTCCCACATTTCCCTTCCAGGTAATATCTTTTCCCTTTCATCGGTTCTGCCATCGGTTTTGATCGTTCATTTCTTTTACtttcttcattttatttcttcatGGATTATCTctgtttatttctctttttccacCCCTTGATCTACTTgtatatttgaaaatgaaattaaaaaaagtggTAATGTGCAGGGAAAGGGAACAGGGAGTTTTGGTAAAAGAAGGAACAAGACCCACACTCTCTGCGTTAGGTGTGGCCGCCGTAGCTTCCATCTCCAGAAGAGCCGTTGCTCTGCCTGTGCTTTCCCTGCTGCTCGTAAGAGGACATGTAAGTGCCTCGTCCGCTTTTTCTTTGTTATCAAGATCATTTATTGTGTTTTTCGTTTTTGTTGTTAACTTTGTTCCTAAGTCTAATTTGCAACTAGATTTCTCGGATTGACTAGTGGGGTTTCTTTCTTTATGTGCTTATATATCAAAGCTAATATCTTTGACACGAATATCTATTTGGGTTTCACTTTGAATGCGTTTATTCAGATAAGAATTCAATTTCCTGAATATGGTGGGAAAAATGGtgtgattaaaattttaagatgtttCTATATAAAACTATGGACTTGTAGTTCGAATCAATGTGTTTTCTTCCTGAACCATAGATTTGTTAGTTgtaatgttacatgaaatgtgCTTATACCAGTAGTAATACTTCAAGTACTTTGAATGAACATGCGTTTTGATGTGTTTATATGATACGATTGGATTGTAATTTGGTGTTAGTCCTTAAATCTAAGGGGAATTGCTTTATTGTGGGATTCAGATAACTGGAGTGTGAAGGCAATCAGAAGAAAGACCACTGGAACCGGTAAAATGAGGTATTTGCGCCATGTCCCTCGCAGGTTCAAGACTGGTTTTAGAGAAGGTAATGAGTTGCTAATTCTTTTTGCTGACGGGTTTATAATTAAGCTTCTTTTCATTATGTTTTGTTCAAAGCATATCTTTGGAGTttgtttctattttcaattcCGGTGTTGGATCATGATCTAGGTACTGAAGCAGCACCGAGGAAGAAGGTTGTAGCAGCTTCTGCTTGAGGTATTACAAGGTTGTTTTGGATGAAGCCTTCTCTTTTTAGGAAAACTTTTACGAGAACATTACTCTCGAGGGGTGTCATTACATTGAATGCTTTAGTTGTTTTTAGTTTATGATTATGGAGTTGCATTAAATTTTGAACAAGGATGAATGCTTTGTATTGAAAACTGATGCTGGAAATGTGGTATGCAATTAACCATTTAGAAATTAGACCTTTTCCACATGTAAATCTTTCCATAATATGCTATTTGAATAGATCTGCAAATTGCGCGAGGGTTTGGGCATAGCAACCAATAATGCTGCTGAATATCGTGCCATAATTTTAAGGTTGAAACATGTTGCCTATTCAAAGTGATTTTAGCAAACAAGTTGCCTATTCTAAAGCTTTTCCGTTTACATTGGTTGTCTTAGGTTACAGGCTTGATGGCTTCTTCGTTCTCTATGACTTTCAAATGGTTGCTTTTTGCAAAATGTTGATTGGAGAGAAAGGTTGGCTCTGCAatctatcaaaaaccttttcaCTAAGGAGGTAAATGCATCTTGTAGAATATTCTGTACAAGCTAATCATGTTTCTTGCTCTAACAAGTGTTGGATTTTAACTGTCAATTATATGATGCCACACTTGATCAATTTTAGGTTGTTGATGTTGTAACTACAAGCACGACTGATTTGGGGCCACTAAATCTTGATTCCTTTAGAAAAGGCAATTTGTCTGCGTCATGGAAAGTTGTTGGGGTAGAGACTTCGGTTCAGGATAATGCTATTTCAAAGGTTTGAATAATAAACCAGTCGCTTGTATTGGCACTTTCCCATTTTTCTCAATCCTTTTGTtggaactattttttttattttagtttctgATTGACTGATATTTGCTGGATCCTCACATGTTCAAAGTCAAACCAAAAGGCTACAGACTTGAAACAAGAAACATCTCAGGATAAAGAGGAAAAGTTTCTAGATGGTAATTTATTTATCTGTTAGATGTATGCATAATGCTCTTTGTAAAATTTCACTCATGTTGCCTGTTCCATGCAGATGATCATTCACATGATACACCTGCTAAAATACTTCGAAGGGTAATTACCTTCTTTTGATGCACCGTTTGCTTTAGTGTCATATAGAATTTTATAATAAATGGGCATTTTATTTACCTTGCAGCAACTTAGAGATAATAGACGTGAGAAGCGGGCCACTGAATTGGTGAAACAAGATGAGAAAGTTACCGTGAAACTTGAAAATGCAGCCATTGAACAATCCAAAGCTGTAGACTCTGCTGTTTTGGGCAAATACAATCTATTTTGTACTTTATATAATTGCTTTTTGATTTATTGTCTTGCATGAAGTGATCTACTACACCTTCAATGGAGAGAATATTTGCtttttgattaaattgtaaagttgggATATTGactaattttaatttatcaaattatatcatagcctgcttttctttttcgttttaaaAGAAGCACAGTTTACTAAGTTGAacttatgaatttaataaaataagtttgttttattttattatta is part of the Gossypium hirsutum isolate 1008001.06 chromosome D11, Gossypium_hirsutum_v2.1, whole genome shotgun sequence genome and encodes:
- the LOC107912657 gene encoding 60S ribosomal protein L37-3, whose amino-acid sequence is MQRAHNQTGVWFAIITLQPESVTGLLPLLRVIAITPPQRRLGILLAFHLFFSIFCLHQASESPTFPFQGKGTGSFGKRRNKTHTLCVRCGRRSFHLQKSRCSACAFPAARKRTYNWSVKAIRRKTTGTGKMRYLRHVPRRFKTGFREGTEAAPRKKVVAASA